The segment AGCTGCGCGACAAGCTCGAAGCCGGCATCGCTGAACTGTGCGCCCCGGTCCGCTTCAACGGCCAGGACGCGCCCCGCTTGCCCAACACCTCCAACGTCGGCTTCGAAGGCCTCGCCGCCGAGGCGATTGTCATCGCTCTGAGCGAGCAGGGCGTGTGCATCTCCGCCGGTGCCGCGTGCAGCAGCGGCTCCATGGAAGCCAGCCACGTCATCCAGAACATGCGCGTCCCCGAAGCCTTCGCCCACGGCAGCGTCCGATTCAGCCTCGGCCGCATGAACACCGACGCCGACGTCGACGCCGTCCTCGCCATGCTCCCTGGCATCATCGAACGCCTCCGCGACGTCATGCCGGTCATGGCGTGAAGCTTGAGACCCTAATCGGATTGAGCCGTACAAGCGAAGAGTATCTGGCGGTGCTGGCAGATAGGACTAACCGCATGAAAAGAGAGGGAAGACCAGCCATCCCTGCCGAGGTAAAGAGGAGGGTTCGGCAGCGATGTGGTTTCGGTTGTGTGATTTGCGGGCTTCCATTGTACGAGATGGATCACATTCAGCCGTGGGCAACTGAGGGGATGCACGATGAAGCCAATCTCACTTTGCTCTGTGATCGCCACCATCGCGAGAAAACCTCTGGGCTTCTACCAATCGAAGCTTTGAAGCGGGCAAACACGAGTCCGCGAAATCGGCGAATCGCAACTACTCATCCTTACGAGCTTCACTACTTTGGCGAGGAAATCACGTGTGTGCTTGGGAGTTGTTCGTTCTCGTCGGATCTCGCCGAGGATACGATCGTGGCGATAGGGGCGTTGTCTGATGAGTTGTTGTGGTTCACCTTCTGGGAATCTGATTTGCTTATTAATGCGATGATTCCGGGCGAATCCGGCCATCCGGCGATCAAGATCATCGAGAATGAGCTCGTGCTTCATACAGGTGAGTTCGACATTGAGTTCGTCGGGAAGTCGCTTGCCATTCGTCGGAGCTTGCGGGGCATATTGCTCAAAGTGGTATTTGAGCCGCCATCGCGAATCAGTATTGTCAGAGCCAACATCAACATGAGCGACTTCACGATTGATATCTCTAAGCACGGTGTCCGGGGGAATCGTGGATCGCATTTCCACGACTGTCATGTCGCAGGGGTTCCTGTCGGCTTTGCCTTTGCGTACGACCGGCGCGGTCCTCGTGCATTCTCCGTGCCCGCAAAGGGCGAGTCGGATTAGTGGCTATCGGCCAACCGCGTGGCCGTCCTTCCGCCAGTCGCTCGCTGATTCGTAGCCGTCGTCGAGTTCGCGGATCAGTTGTGCCCCACCGAAGTGTTCGAACGACTTGGTTTCGAGTTCGTGGCCGCGCTGGGTGAGGTCGGCGAGGAGGGCGTTGTCCCATGCGTCCTCAACGATGACGCGGTTGTCGCCCATGCACTGCCAGCGCGGGGCGTCGCAGGCTTGTTGCAATCCTTGTCCCGCGTGGAGGCGGGCGAGCATTTGCAGGTGGCCCTGGGCTTGCATCGGCCCGCCCATGACGCCGAAGGCCATGTCGAATCCACCGTCGTGGGCAGCCTGTGCGAAGCCGGGGATGATGGTGTGGAGCGGGCGTTTGCGTGGGGCGACGGCGTTGGGGTGGCCGGGGGTGAGAGTGAAGCCGACGCCGCGGTTGTGCAGGGCGATGCCGGTGCCGGGGACGACGACGCCGGAGCCGAAGCCGTGGTAGTTGGACTGGATCAGCGAGATCATCGTGCCCGCTCGGTCGGCCGCGCAGAGGTAGACGGTGCCGCCGTGCTTGGGCACGCCGGCCGCGGCGATCGTGGCTCGGCGGGGGTCGATCAGCTTGCTGCGTTCGGCAAGATATGCGTCATCAAGCAGTTCGAGCCCAGCTCCGTCACCGACGTGCGCGTGCAGGTCGGCCAGGGCGAGCTTCATCGCCTCGATCTGAAGGTGCACGCCGTCGGCACTGAGCCAGTCGGTCGGCGGGTCGACGTGTTGCAGCAACCGCAACGCGACCTGCGCGGCAATGCCCTGGCCGTTGGGCGGGATCTCGCGGAGCGTCACGCCGAATCCGTCGGCGGCGGGCAGGTCGGCGTCGGTGAGCCAGTCGATCGTGTGTTCGGCGAGATCGGCCGTTGCCATGGCGCCCGCGGCGGTCGCGATCTTCGCGGCGAGTTCGCCGTGGTAGAAACTCTCGCCCCGGTCGTCGGCGATCGTCCGCAGCGTTGCCGCATGGTCCGGCGACTTCCAAACCTGACCCGCGCGGGGTGCCGGCAGAAACACGCGGCGAAACTCGTCGAACTTCCCGAACCTCGCTTCGCTCCGCGACCATGCCGCCGCCGTGATCGGCGACACCGGGTACCCGTCGCTCGCATGCCGGATCGCCGGCTCGAACAGGTCGCCGAACGGCAGCGACCCGAACCGTTCGTGCAACGCCGACCATCCCGCGACGCCGCCCGGTACCGTGACGCCGTCCGGCCCGGTCATCGGTACGGCATCGCGCCCGGCGAAGTACTCCGGCGTCCACGCCGCCGGTGCGCGTCCGGACGCGTTGAGGCCGTGCAACGTGTCGCCGTGTCGCACGATCGCGAACAGGTCGCCGCCGATGCCGTTGCTTGTCGGCTCGACGACGGTCAGCGCGATCGCCGCCGCCAGTGCCGCATCGACCGCATTCCCGCCGCGTTCGAACATCGCCAAACCGGCCGCCGTCGCGAGCGGCTGCGAGGTCGAAATCACGTCACGGCCCATGACGGGTTGGCGGGTGTCCATGCCAAACCGTAGCGCTCAGAAGCCGAGTGCTTCGCCGACGAGCCGCGCGATGACGAGGTAGGCGTTGCCCCACGCTTCTTCGCGGAAGAACGTCGGCGTTTTGCCCGGCGACCCGATGAACGGCCGCAGCACATAACCCATCTGCATCCCGACGAACGCGTATACCACCAGCCAGACATAGCGGAGCACGCGATGTATTGGTGCCCGTGCTTCGAGCGGTCGGTACCAGCGACGTAGCACCGATTGCCCGACGAGCGCGGCCGCAAGGAACACCGCCGCGTTGGCCACGACCGCCGGCGCGTAGTCGGCGTTGCCCGCGTACCACAACACCAAAGCCGGCGCGAGCGCGACGAGCGTCACACAGATCACCGCCTGAGCCGCGAGCAGGTTTCGCAGCACCTGCCGAAAATCGTCGCCGACGCCTGCGAGGATGTTGAGCACGAAAAAGCTCGGCAATGCGATCGCGAACGTCACGATCAGGAGCATCGGCAGCTTCACCGCCGAGAAGAAAAGCTGCGTCGGCTCGCCGGCCCACACACCGGTGAACGTCCCGACCGCCGCGCCGTGTATCAGCCCGAAAAGTACCGCGAACAGCAACGCCTGCCGCCCCGACACCGTCGGCGTCGGGCTGCGCAACAGGCGGTCGATGTTGTCGAGTGCGGTTGTCATGTCAGTCGTTCGATTCGTCCACGCCAATAAGCTTTCCGGCCGCTTTGAGCACCGAACCGAAGAAGTTGCCCTCGCGATCGCGGAACACTTCGAAGCCGCGCTCGGCGACGACCTGTGGATCGCCGATGAACGGCCGCATCACCCAACTCATCTGTGCCCCGACCAACGCGAACACGACGACCCAGATCTGGAAAATCGTTTTCACCGGTGCAGAGGTGCGCTCGCGTTGCACACGGGTCAGTGCCCCGGGTTCGCGCGGATCGTCGCCCTCGGCGAAAGTCGGCGGCATGTCCGGCTTGGCTTCGGGTTCCTTCGCCAGGCGTCGCAGCGTCTGCAACAAGAAGCCCAAGCCGAGCACGCCGCTGACAGCGAAGATCGCGACGTTGAGCAGCTTCATGAACGGATAGCTTTCGGTCGTGAAGCTGAAGAACGCGATGATCGTCGCAAACCCCGCGAGCACCGCGAGCATGACGGCGATCGCGCCGAGGATCAGCTTGAGCATGTTCGCGATTGACAGCCGGGAGCCGACCAACGCGTTGAACACATACAGCGACGGCAGCGTGACGACGAGCGTGAGCAGGAACAGGGCTGGCACCTTGATCGCCGACGAGATGATCTGCAGCCAGGCGCCGTCGGTCCCGCTGAGCACGCCGAACGTGCCCATCGACACGCCGAACAAAGCGCCCAACACCACGACCGCAACGAGCAGCCCGGCAATGGAAAGGTCCAGCTTGCCGTCGGCGACGGCGTCTGCCCGTGTCTTCTCGCCGCGGAGGAGTTGGTCCAGTTGTTTGAATGCGGAGGACATGCGCAGGAGACAACGCCGCGAGGCGGGCGAAGGTTTCGAAAACTTCTTGCGTCACACTTTCCAGACGATCCGCAGCCGGGTGAGCAGGGCGATGATCGCGCCGAACGCGATGGTCTTGAAGCATGCCCAGCCGAATTTGATCCACCGCGAGAACGAGGCCGTCCACGCGTCGACGCCGGTCAGTGCGACGACGGGTCCGAGCAGGTTGGTGATGGCCATGTAGGCGAGCAGGGCGTTCTGACCGACATACGCCGCGATGCCGAAGCCCGGCCATTTGCGGACGTCCATCCAAACGATCAGCCCGCCCAGCGCCGCGGCCGAGAGGCCGAGCGTCGTGAGGTAGTAGCTCAGCGTCGCGGGCGGCCCCTTCTTGATCCCACCTTCGAACCAAGAGCCGTGCGCTGGCAGGACCGCGAGTGTCAGGCCGAGGCCCAGGGTGACCAACGCGAACGCACCGATGCGCCGGAGCAGCGGGTCGTGCATCCGACGCCACGCGAGCAGCAGCAACGGCAGCGTGATCAGGCTGACCCACGGTGTCCGCAACACGCCGCCGTGTTCGTAGTGCCGCAAGCCCAGCAACACGATGACCACGCTGGCCAGGATCAGGGCGATCGTCAGCCAGTCTCGCGTGGTTTTTGCCGGCGGCTTGTGTGCGACAAGCCAGTCTCCGACGAGTGTCGCGGGAAGCACGAGCCAGAGAAACTTGTACCACGTGACATCCCACAACCGCTGCCATTCGAGCCAGCCGTTGCCAAGGCGGAGCCAGCCGTTGCCCGGCGTGATCGGGTCGAACGTGTTGCCGAACGTCCGCCACTCCGGCACGCCGATCGCTTGGTGATGTGCGAGCAACATGATCGGCAACGCGGCCAGCAAGCGTACGACCGGCCGGCGTTTGGTGGCCAGCCAGAGCAACACCGACACGGCGTACATGTGTGCCAACAGAAGGATGATGATGTCGAGGTGCTGCAGCGGTGGCGCGTCGCCTCTGTCGAAGACCGCCACCATCACGACAGCGGCGGCGAAGCCCACGGTGCGGACGGTGTACCGCTGCCACGACTTGGTGGCTTTCGGCAGGCGCACGAATACCGCCGTTGCCGGAAGTAGCGCGAGCAGGGCGAGCCAGTGCCGGGCCATCCCCTCGGCCGCGATCTGACCCGGCACCATCTTCCCGACGTAGACCGCGAACAGCATCAGCAACACCCATCGCCCCAGCACCTGCGGTACCGCCTGCCTCCATGTCTTGTCTCGCAACGCCAACGGGATCGCCGCGCCCATCGAGAACAGAAACATTGGGAACACCCAGTCGACCCAGGTCAGCGCCGGCCACTGGTTCGTGAACGCTTTCGGTACGGCCTCGAACACGCCTGCTTCGTTGGGCAGGTATGCCGGGTAGTACCCGTGGTACATGACGTTCGGCAGAGCGGCGGGGAGGATCCCGCTGAAACACATGAGCAGCACCGCGCTGCCGCGTAGTCCGTCCAGTGCCCGCGCTCGTTCACGCATCACCCAAGCCTACCACGGCTTCGATCCGTTCAACGGAGCATGCGGGTTAGCGCGATGCCACCGACGACAACGCCGGCCAACCCGAGCCAAGCGGATGTGTCGAACGTGTTCGAACGCGTGGGTAGCGTCAGGCGTTGGCCAACGATCGCGTCGCTGCCGAAGTTGCCCAGTCCGGTGAACTCCTGATCGTGGCCGGAGGGTACGGCGATCGTCGCGACACGTCGTTGCCCGAGCGACACGACGGC is part of the Planctomycetota bacterium genome and harbors:
- a CDS encoding DUF5009 domain-containing protein encodes the protein MRERARALDGLRGSAVLLMCFSGILPAALPNVMYHGYYPAYLPNEAGVFEAVPKAFTNQWPALTWVDWVFPMFLFSMGAAIPLALRDKTWRQAVPQVLGRWVLLMLFAVYVGKMVPGQIAAEGMARHWLALLALLPATAVFVRLPKATKSWQRYTVRTVGFAAAVVMVAVFDRGDAPPLQHLDIIILLLAHMYAVSVLLWLATKRRPVVRLLAALPIMLLAHHQAIGVPEWRTFGNTFDPITPGNGWLRLGNGWLEWQRLWDVTWYKFLWLVLPATLVGDWLVAHKPPAKTTRDWLTIALILASVVIVLLGLRHYEHGGVLRTPWVSLITLPLLLLAWRRMHDPLLRRIGAFALVTLGLGLTLAVLPAHGSWFEGGIKKGPPATLSYYLTTLGLSAAALGGLIVWMDVRKWPGFGIAAYVGQNALLAYMAITNLLGPVVALTGVDAWTASFSRWIKFGWACFKTIAFGAIIALLTRLRIVWKV
- a CDS encoding HNH endonuclease signature motif containing protein — protein: MKREGRPAIPAEVKRRVRQRCGFGCVICGLPLYEMDHIQPWATEGMHDEANLTLLCDRHHREKTSGLLPIEALKRANTSPRNRRIATTHPYELHYFGEEITCVLGSCSFSSDLAEDTIVAIGALSDELLWFTFWESDLLINAMIPGESGHPAIKIIENELVLHTGEFDIEFVGKSLAIRRSLRGILLKVVFEPPSRISIVRANINMSDFTIDISKHGVRGNRGSHFHDCHVAGVPVGFAFAYDRRGPRAFSVPAKGESD
- a CDS encoding gamma-glutamyltransferase family protein; its protein translation is MDTRQPVMGRDVISTSQPLATAAGLAMFERGGNAVDAALAAAIALTVVEPTSNGIGGDLFAIVRHGDTLHGLNASGRAPAAWTPEYFAGRDAVPMTGPDGVTVPGGVAGWSALHERFGSLPFGDLFEPAIRHASDGYPVSPITAAAWSRSEARFGKFDEFRRVFLPAPRAGQVWKSPDHAATLRTIADDRGESFYHGELAAKIATAAGAMATADLAEHTIDWLTDADLPAADGFGVTLREIPPNGQGIAAQVALRLLQHVDPPTDWLSADGVHLQIEAMKLALADLHAHVGDGAGLELLDDAYLAERSKLIDPRRATIAAAGVPKHGGTVYLCAADRAGTMISLIQSNYHGFGSGVVVPGTGIALHNRGVGFTLTPGHPNAVAPRKRPLHTIIPGFAQAAHDGGFDMAFGVMGGPMQAQGHLQMLARLHAGQGLQQACDAPRWQCMGDNRVIVEDAWDNALLADLTQRGHELETKSFEHFGGAQLIRELDDGYESASDWRKDGHAVGR
- a CDS encoding aminotransferase class V-fold PLP-dependent enzyme, translated to LRDKLEAGIAELCAPVRFNGQDAPRLPNTSNVGFEGLAAEAIVIALSEQGVCISAGAACSSGSMEASHVIQNMRVPEAFAHGSVRFSLGRMNTDADVDAVLAMLPGIIERLRDVMPVMA